The following are encoded in a window of Vidua macroura isolate BioBank_ID:100142 chromosome 26, ASM2450914v1, whole genome shotgun sequence genomic DNA:
- the NR2C2AP gene encoding nuclear receptor 2C2-associated protein, translated as MPVEPLVCAHTATRVSSVLNRDVKQFGKQHLFDGSEETCWNSDQGTSQWVTLDFPRPVKVSQLHIQFQGGFSSRLCTLEGCRTGEELVKISELYPQDSHAMQRFQVEETVLDKLKITFGSSTDFFGRVVVYHLGVLGERL; from the exons ATGCCCGTGGAGCCCCTGGTGTGTGCCCACACGGCCACGCG GGTGAGCTCCGTGCTGAACCGGGACGTGAAGCAGTTCGGGAAGCAGCACCTGTTCGATGGCAGCGAGGAGACCTGCTGGAACTCGGACCAG ggcACATCCCAGTGGGTCACCCTGGACTTCCCCCGCCCCGTCAAGGTCTCCCAGCTCCACATCCAGTTCCAGGGGGGATTTTCCAGCCGGCTGTGCACGCTGGAAG gctgcagaaCAGGTGAGGAACTGGTGAAAATATCCGAGCTGTACCCCCAGGACAGCCACGCCATGCAAA GATTCCAGGTGGAGGAGACGGTGCTGGATAAGCTGAAAATCACCTTTGGGAGCAGCACGGATTTCTTCGGGAGAGTGGTGGTTTAtcacctgggggtgctgggggagaggCTCTAG